Proteins encoded together in one Flavobacteriales bacterium window:
- a CDS encoding DPP IV N-terminal domain-containing protein produces MTLLRSRAALPLLFLAASATAQLQELTLRDAMQKAGTDLGPERWPQLSWVQGATTYSYVKRDTLWENGIGKMSDQVAATLTDLNRDLPDSAKLKAFPAITWESAARFRFDHNSHVYTWDRGRRTLNARVRLLPEAAHEDMGEGGRVAYTVENDLYVGLPDAPQAVRVTNDGTDGIVNGQSVHRNEYGIEKGTFWSPGGGKLAFYRMDERMVTTYQLEDIGSKPSSFKAIRYPMAGQASHHVTIGVFDLATRRTLFLNTGEPKDQYLTNIAWGPDERHVYVVHLDRATTTARLVEYDLATGNAVRTVLEERDERYVEPLVPMRFLKRQPQQFIWTSARDGWTHLYLYDLRTGLVRQLTTGAWNVKRIVGLDARETAVIVEGTEVGTGFTGAGAISTQLYRVEMNNGRSTALTTAPGTHHGELSSDGQYLLDQWTSTTVPARIELLDARTGQGLKVMLNSKDPLAGVRRGAVELLDIPGENGERLHARLIKPSRFDSRQRYPVIVYLYNGPHVQLVTDSWLGGAPLWMLHAAERGYLVFTVDGRGSPWRGRAFEQAVHRRLGEAELQDQLHGAAYLKSLPFVDPDRMAVHGWSFGGFMTTSLMLKAPGTFKLGVAGGPVMDWAMYEVMYTERYMDTPQENPEGYAASQLVGKCDQLQGELMLIHGLQDDVVLPEHSYAFLKDCVGKGEQVEFFVYPGHAHNVRGRDRLHLMTMVLDRIDRSLLPGK; encoded by the coding sequence ATGACCCTCCTCCGCTCGCGCGCGGCCCTGCCGCTGCTCTTCCTCGCCGCCTCCGCCACGGCCCAACTGCAGGAGCTCACCCTGCGCGACGCCATGCAGAAAGCGGGCACCGATCTGGGTCCGGAGCGATGGCCGCAGCTCAGCTGGGTGCAGGGGGCTACCACCTACAGCTACGTGAAGCGCGACACGCTGTGGGAGAACGGCATCGGCAAAATGAGCGATCAGGTGGCCGCCACGCTCACCGACCTGAACCGCGACCTGCCGGACAGCGCGAAGCTGAAGGCCTTCCCGGCGATCACCTGGGAGTCGGCGGCGCGCTTCCGCTTCGACCACAACAGCCACGTGTACACCTGGGACCGCGGCCGACGCACACTGAACGCGCGGGTGCGGCTGCTTCCCGAGGCGGCGCACGAGGACATGGGCGAGGGAGGCCGGGTGGCCTATACCGTGGAGAACGACCTGTACGTGGGCCTGCCTGACGCGCCCCAGGCCGTGCGCGTGACGAACGACGGCACGGACGGCATCGTGAACGGACAGAGCGTGCACCGCAACGAATACGGCATCGAGAAGGGCACCTTCTGGAGCCCCGGCGGCGGCAAGCTGGCCTTCTACCGGATGGACGAGCGGATGGTGACCACCTACCAGTTGGAGGACATCGGCAGCAAACCGAGCAGCTTCAAGGCCATCCGCTACCCGATGGCCGGGCAGGCCAGCCACCACGTCACCATCGGCGTGTTCGACCTGGCCACCCGGCGCACCCTCTTCCTGAACACGGGCGAGCCGAAGGACCAGTACCTCACCAACATCGCCTGGGGCCCGGATGAGCGGCATGTGTACGTGGTGCACCTGGACCGCGCCACCACCACCGCACGCCTGGTGGAGTACGACCTCGCCACGGGCAACGCCGTGCGCACCGTGCTGGAGGAGCGCGACGAACGGTACGTGGAGCCGCTGGTGCCCATGCGCTTTCTGAAGCGCCAGCCGCAGCAGTTCATCTGGACCAGCGCGCGCGACGGCTGGACGCACCTGTACCTGTACGACCTGCGGACCGGGCTCGTGCGGCAGCTCACCACCGGTGCGTGGAACGTCAAGCGCATCGTGGGGCTCGACGCGCGCGAAACGGCGGTGATCGTGGAAGGCACCGAGGTGGGCACCGGCTTCACCGGGGCCGGCGCCATTAGCACACAGCTCTACCGCGTGGAGATGAACAATGGCCGCAGCACGGCCCTCACCACCGCGCCCGGCACGCACCATGGCGAACTGAGCAGCGACGGGCAATATCTCCTGGACCAGTGGACCAGCACCACGGTGCCCGCACGCATCGAACTGCTCGACGCCCGCACCGGCCAGGGCCTGAAGGTGATGCTGAACAGCAAGGACCCGCTGGCCGGTGTGCGTCGCGGTGCGGTGGAACTGCTGGACATCCCCGGGGAGAACGGCGAGCGCCTGCACGCACGTCTGATCAAGCCGAGCCGGTTCGACAGCCGCCAGCGCTACCCCGTGATCGTGTACCTGTACAACGGCCCCCACGTGCAGCTCGTGACGGATAGCTGGCTCGGCGGGGCTCCGCTGTGGATGCTGCACGCGGCGGAGCGCGGCTACCTGGTGTTCACCGTGGACGGCCGCGGCAGCCCGTGGCGTGGGCGCGCCTTCGAGCAGGCCGTGCACCGGCGGCTGGGCGAGGCGGAGCTACAGGACCAACTACATGGAGCGGCCTACCTGAAGAGCCTGCCCTTCGTGGACCCCGACCGCATGGCTGTGCACGGGTGGAGCTTCGGCGGCTTCATGACCACCAGCCTGATGCTGAAAGCCCCCGGCACGTTCAAGCTCGGCGTGGCCGGCGGCCCGGTGATGGACTGGGCCATGTACGAGGTGATGTACACCGAACGCTACATGGACACCCCGCAAGAGAACCCCGAGGGCTACGCGGCCAGCCAGCTGGTGGGCAAGTGTGATCAGCTCCAGGGCGAACTGATGCTCATCCACGGCCTGCAGGACGATGTCGTCCTGCCCGAACACAGCTATGCCTTCCTCAAGGATTGTGTCGGCAAGGGCGAGCAGGTGGAGTTCTTCGTGTACCCCGGCCATGCTCACAATGTGCGCGGCCGCGACCGGCTGCACCTGATGACCATGGTGCTGGACCGGATCGACCGAAGTCTCCTGCCGGGGAAGTGA
- the murB gene encoding UDP-N-acetylmuramate dehydrogenase, whose protein sequence is MTVEHDADLAPHTTFRVPARASALARFGTVDTLRQLLGAPELKPLPRLLLGGGSNVLFTRDWPGLVLLNELPGVAVVQEDDDHVWLKAGAGVVWHELVMHTVERGWGGLENLSLIPGKVGAAPMQNIGAYGVELKDSFAALEALKMDDGNVVTFRADDCRFGYRESFFKREGRDRFVILNVTFRLRKHPELSTGYGAIREVLAERGITAPTVRDISDAVVHIRRSKLPDPAVLGNAGSFFKNPVVPEAVARRIQAAHPAAPVYPAGEGHAKLAAGWLIEQAGWKGRRDGACGVHDRQALVLVNHGGATGREVFDLSERVLRDVQARFGVELEREVNIL, encoded by the coding sequence ATGACCGTGGAGCACGACGCCGACCTGGCCCCGCACACCACCTTCCGGGTGCCGGCCCGCGCCAGCGCACTCGCCCGTTTCGGCACCGTGGACACGCTGCGGCAGCTGCTGGGCGCGCCCGAGCTGAAGCCGCTGCCACGCCTGTTGCTCGGCGGCGGCAGCAACGTGCTGTTCACCCGCGACTGGCCGGGCCTGGTGCTGTTGAACGAACTGCCCGGCGTGGCCGTGGTGCAGGAGGACGACGACCACGTGTGGCTGAAGGCCGGCGCCGGCGTGGTGTGGCACGAGCTGGTGATGCACACCGTCGAGCGGGGCTGGGGCGGCCTGGAGAACCTGAGCCTGATCCCCGGCAAGGTGGGCGCCGCCCCCATGCAGAACATCGGCGCCTACGGCGTGGAGCTCAAGGACAGCTTCGCCGCGCTGGAAGCGCTGAAGATGGACGACGGAAACGTGGTCACCTTCCGCGCGGACGATTGCCGGTTCGGCTATCGCGAGAGCTTCTTCAAGCGCGAGGGCCGGGACCGCTTCGTGATCCTCAACGTCACCTTCCGCCTGCGGAAACATCCGGAGCTCAGCACCGGCTACGGCGCCATCCGTGAGGTGCTGGCCGAGCGCGGCATCACGGCACCCACCGTGCGCGACATCAGCGACGCGGTGGTGCACATCCGCCGCAGCAAGCTGCCCGACCCCGCGGTGCTGGGCAATGCGGGCAGTTTCTTCAAGAACCCCGTGGTGCCCGAGGCCGTGGCCCGGCGGATCCAGGCGGCGCATCCCGCAGCGCCCGTGTACCCGGCCGGTGAGGGCCACGCGAAGCTGGCCGCCGGCTGGCTGATCGAACAGGCGGGCTGGAAAGGACGACGCGACGGCGCCTGCGGCGTGCACGACCGCCAGGCCCTGGTGCTGGTGAACCACGGCGGCGCCACCGGGCGGGAGGTGTTCGACCTCAGCGAGCGCGTCCTCCGCGATGTGCAGGCCCGCTTCGGGGTGGAGCTGGAGCGCGAGGTCAACATCCTCTGA
- a CDS encoding M20/M25/M40 family metallo-hydrolase: MPTLAQNTAVADMLSATSIDSMMRFVEELSGEVSVDVGNGPVTIVSRHKNAAGNPIAADYIQQKLGSWGYAPAVQVFSGGTGENILAVKPGLVHPGRKVIICSHYDAMPGGPVAAPAADDDGSGTAATLEAARVFADMAFDHTVVFAFWDEEELGKLGSIFYAGVAAANDDTIAGAVNMDAIAYDGNGDGLMRIHTRAVANSLAIKDTALLVNGLYGLGANIAINTPGALYSDHASFWAEDYGAILVIEDFDNDPNPQYHTPNDRVQFMDVPYFEQLAKLSFATTAHLAIPLDPGTGVASTVAAPTVALRIWPVPTDGPVSVQVNGAIDRDWRIELMDLTGRLVRPLHQGVLPAGRPLVQADLRGTPTGHYIVRATNTKGEVLTSPLVLVR; this comes from the coding sequence ATGCCTACCCTCGCGCAGAACACCGCCGTGGCCGACATGCTGAGCGCCACAAGCATCGACAGCATGATGCGCTTCGTGGAGGAGCTCAGCGGCGAGGTGTCGGTGGACGTGGGCAACGGACCGGTGACGATCGTGAGCCGACACAAGAACGCCGCGGGCAATCCGATCGCGGCGGACTACATTCAGCAGAAGCTCGGTTCCTGGGGCTACGCGCCCGCTGTGCAGGTGTTCAGCGGCGGCACGGGCGAGAACATCCTCGCGGTGAAGCCCGGCTTGGTGCACCCGGGCCGCAAGGTGATCATCTGCAGCCACTATGACGCCATGCCGGGAGGACCGGTGGCGGCGCCCGCCGCCGATGACGATGGCAGTGGGACGGCCGCCACCCTGGAGGCTGCGCGCGTGTTCGCCGACATGGCATTCGACCACACCGTGGTCTTCGCCTTCTGGGACGAGGAGGAGCTGGGCAAGCTCGGGAGCATCTTCTACGCCGGTGTGGCCGCCGCCAACGACGACACCATCGCCGGAGCGGTGAACATGGACGCCATCGCCTACGATGGCAACGGCGACGGCCTGATGCGGATCCACACGCGGGCCGTGGCCAACTCGCTCGCCATCAAGGACACGGCCCTGCTGGTGAACGGGCTCTACGGCCTGGGGGCCAACATCGCCATCAATACGCCGGGGGCCTTGTACAGCGATCATGCCTCCTTCTGGGCGGAGGACTACGGGGCCATCCTGGTGATCGAGGACTTCGACAACGACCCCAACCCGCAGTACCACACGCCGAACGACCGTGTGCAATTCATGGACGTGCCCTATTTCGAACAGCTGGCCAAGCTCAGCTTCGCCACCACGGCGCACCTGGCCATCCCCCTGGATCCCGGCACCGGTGTGGCGTCCACCGTTGCCGCGCCGACCGTCGCGTTGCGCATCTGGCCCGTGCCCACGGACGGTCCGGTGAGCGTGCAGGTGAACGGTGCGATCGATCGCGACTGGCGGATCGAGCTCATGGACCTCACCGGTCGCTTGGTGCGTCCGCTCCACCAGGGTGTGCTACCCGCCGGGCGTCCGCTGGTGCAGGCCGATCTGCGCGGAACCCCCACCGGCCACTACATCGTGCGGGCCACGAACACGAAGGGCGAGGTGTTGACCTCGCCCTTGGTGCTGGTGCGCTGA
- a CDS encoding glycosyltransferase, which translates to MAERHLHIVSFDVPAPPDYGGVIDVYHKAAALAELGVRVHLHCYTYGRKPAEELDRFCASVHYYPRSTSKHLLFSSLPYVVVSRRSDELLDRLAMDEHPILFEGLHSCYFLGDPRLAGRQRLVRTHNVEHDYYDALAKAERGTFKRTYFTQEARKLKRFEPVLSEADALLAISPNDQAYFAAHFPRVVHVPAFHPSGRVDVPGGLGRFCLYHGALSVPENDQAALYLVNEVFNELPVPLVIAGSGASKELRAAVAGSTNVKLRENIPTAEITELVRQAQVNVLPTFQATGIKLKLLLCLFTGRHVVCNSPMVKDTGLEDLCLVHDDPEHMRLSIQACMAKPANGSTLERRITVLEERFSNRRNAQTIVDLLR; encoded by the coding sequence TTGGCTGAGCGCCACCTGCATATCGTCAGCTTCGACGTGCCCGCCCCGCCGGACTATGGCGGGGTGATCGATGTGTACCACAAGGCCGCGGCCCTCGCCGAGCTCGGCGTGCGGGTGCACCTGCACTGTTACACCTACGGCCGCAAGCCCGCGGAAGAGCTCGACCGGTTCTGCGCCAGCGTGCACTACTACCCGCGCAGCACCAGCAAGCACCTGCTCTTCAGCAGCCTGCCCTACGTGGTGGTGAGCCGCCGCAGCGACGAGCTGCTGGACCGGCTGGCGATGGACGAGCACCCCATCCTGTTCGAGGGCCTGCACTCCTGCTACTTCCTGGGCGATCCGCGCCTGGCCGGTCGCCAGCGGCTGGTGCGCACGCACAACGTGGAGCACGACTACTACGACGCGCTGGCCAAGGCGGAGCGGGGCACCTTCAAGCGCACCTACTTCACCCAGGAGGCCCGCAAGCTGAAGCGCTTCGAGCCGGTGCTGAGCGAGGCCGATGCGCTGCTGGCCATCTCACCCAACGACCAGGCCTACTTCGCCGCGCATTTCCCCCGCGTGGTGCATGTGCCCGCCTTCCACCCCAGCGGCCGGGTGGACGTGCCGGGCGGGCTGGGTCGCTTCTGCCTCTACCACGGCGCCCTCAGCGTGCCGGAGAACGACCAGGCCGCCCTCTACTTGGTGAACGAGGTGTTCAACGAGCTGCCCGTGCCCCTGGTGATCGCCGGCAGCGGGGCCAGCAAGGAGCTGCGTGCCGCCGTGGCCGGCTCCACCAACGTGAAGCTCCGCGAGAACATCCCCACCGCCGAGATCACCGAGCTGGTCCGGCAGGCCCAGGTGAACGTGCTGCCCACCTTCCAGGCCACGGGCATCAAGCTCAAGCTCCTGCTCTGCCTCTTCACCGGCCGCCACGTGGTGTGCAACAGCCCCATGGTGAAGGACACCGGCCTGGAGGACCTCTGCCTGGTGCATGACGACCCCGAGCACATGCGGCTCAGCATCCAGGCCTGCATGGCCAAGCCCGCCAATGGCAGCACGCTGGAACGCCGCATCACCGTGCTGGAGGAGCGCTTCAGCAATCGCCGCAACGCTCAAACCATCGTGGACCTGCTGCGCTGA
- a CDS encoding glycosyltransferase: MPSTPKRAIVSVTNDLATDNRVHRTCTVLQDLGYAVLLVGRMLPGSPAIERPYATTRMRLVFRKGPFFYAEYNLRLFLLLLRRRATVLVSNDLDTLPANFLAARITGTTLVYDSHELFTEVPELVGRPRVQRVWRTLERWIFPRLKHVVTVNESIANVYRQRYGVPVHVVRNIPVPRPLAPAPGRPALGLPDDRFVLVLQGAGINVDRGGEEAVLAMRHLPQALLLVIGSGDAWPVLERLVQEHGLQDRVRLMGRMPYERLMDFTRAADLGLSLDKDSNLNYRYSLPNKLFDYLHAGLPVLATDLPEVAAVVRAHDCGVLLPMPTPQAIAGAVEALRTDPDRLAALRTNATFAARTFDGARERDLLRRLFSDLG; this comes from the coding sequence ATGCCCTCCACGCCCAAGCGCGCCATCGTCTCCGTCACCAACGACCTGGCCACGGACAACCGCGTCCACCGCACGTGCACGGTGCTGCAGGACCTGGGCTACGCGGTGCTGCTGGTGGGTCGCATGCTGCCCGGGAGCCCTGCGATCGAGCGCCCCTACGCCACCACGCGCATGCGGTTGGTCTTCCGCAAGGGGCCCTTCTTCTACGCGGAGTACAACCTGCGCCTCTTCCTGCTGCTGCTGCGGCGCCGCGCCACCGTGCTGGTGAGCAACGACCTGGACACGCTGCCCGCCAACTTCCTCGCTGCACGGATCACCGGCACCACGCTGGTGTACGACAGCCACGAGCTGTTCACCGAAGTGCCCGAGCTGGTGGGCCGGCCCCGCGTGCAGCGCGTGTGGCGCACCCTGGAGCGCTGGATCTTCCCCCGCCTGAAGCACGTGGTGACGGTGAACGAGAGCATCGCGAACGTCTACCGCCAGCGCTACGGGGTGCCGGTGCACGTGGTGCGCAACATCCCGGTGCCAAGGCCGCTGGCCCCCGCGCCGGGGCGTCCCGCGCTGGGCCTGCCGGACGACCGCTTCGTGCTGGTGCTGCAGGGGGCGGGCATCAACGTGGACCGCGGCGGGGAGGAGGCGGTGCTGGCGATGCGCCATCTGCCGCAGGCCCTGCTGCTGGTGATCGGCAGCGGCGACGCGTGGCCCGTGCTGGAACGCTTGGTGCAGGAGCACGGCCTGCAGGACCGGGTTCGGCTGATGGGCCGTATGCCCTACGAGCGGCTGATGGACTTCACCCGCGCCGCCGACCTGGGCCTGTCGCTGGACAAGGACAGCAACCTGAACTACCGCTACAGCCTGCCCAACAAGCTCTTCGACTACCTGCACGCCGGACTGCCCGTGCTGGCCACCGACCTTCCCGAGGTGGCGGCCGTGGTGCGCGCCCACGACTGCGGGGTGCTGCTGCCCATGCCCACCCCGCAGGCCATCGCCGGTGCGGTGGAGGCCCTGCGCACCGATCCGGACCGGCTGGCCGCCTTGCGGACGAACGCTACTTTCGCGGCCCGAACGTTCGACGGCGCCCGGGAGCGTGATCTCCTCCGCCGGCTCTTCTCCGACCTTGGCTGA
- a CDS encoding tetratricopeptide repeat protein, whose amino-acid sequence MKTLRRPPCRPRSAALALALLLAVVAGAQRPAHYERPRAAIDHARDLFDKAQYTAAQYELDRIAEATRDAKAPVRIEAEFLSALSAVRLFHQDAPVRLLRFMDEHPEDPHVAAVRFELFRHYFTSKRWTDCLAWAVQVDATALGAADAEEFHFKHGYAHFQEGHTEHALTAFGRVKDGTGPYAVPARYYTAHIDYERGRYATALPVFEQLRDDPSFGRIVPFYIAEIHFMQGHYDEVIAYTKPLLEDPEGTKRIGEINRLAGEAHYRTGRYAEAVPYLEKAIARGAGVGRTERYQLGHAYYKAGDHQKALSQFTLVTTEDDSLSQLAVYHMADCYLALKEKNYARNAFKRAYQLGFDARITEDALFNYAKLAYELSFDPYSEAIIALRDYLKKYPDTPRRDEAYGFLVDVFLKSRNYEAALEALDEIRDKDTRLKSTYQRLAHDRGVELYDGRRYADAAKAFQRALKFPMDPVVNARCHYWMGESYYGAGEQEQALRKYDDLRNSPGAYATDLYEQASYSMGYAYFKLKQYDESLTAFRRYTAAPRTDAKQRADALLRIGDLYYLAKDEEQAVAYYDQAIKAGTVDKDYALYQKGVCLGLDQKFTEKIAVLRSLLTDRPNSRFAADAKFQLAETYINLDKDADALGYYEQVVQQHPHSPHVRQSMLQSALVHKRQGDADRALQAFKAIVAQYPTVEGSRDALAGIESIYVEQGKVGEYETYLRSLNFVDPASLDLDEKYYRSAEALYFDDKCDQAIGAFGDYLAKYPQGAFAIHARYYRGDCAYRAKRYTEALPDLEAVAAAGTPDLLESALFGASDILFREQRWEGALQHFTRLEQVAAIPQNVLAAKVGRMRCLRELGRPDDAAQAAEKVLLEPGISADLKAEAGLLAAARALNTNELDKAYTAYKAVAQASTNAFGAEARYHMAYVRFMQQRGRDAEQEVFQLVQKYPSYEHWKARGFILLGDVYMQLNDPFQAKATLQSVIDHVQDPALVQQARTRLDAILASEVQQTTPAPQDDIEVPVNDSHPNAEEE is encoded by the coding sequence ATGAAGACCCTCCGCCGCCCGCCATGCCGTCCGCGCTCTGCCGCGCTGGCCCTGGCCCTGCTGCTGGCGGTGGTGGCCGGGGCCCAGCGGCCGGCCCATTACGAGCGCCCCCGCGCCGCCATCGACCACGCCCGCGACCTGTTCGACAAGGCCCAGTACACCGCCGCACAATACGAGCTGGACCGCATCGCCGAGGCCACGCGCGACGCCAAGGCCCCCGTGCGCATCGAGGCCGAGTTCCTCAGCGCCCTCAGCGCCGTCCGCCTCTTCCACCAGGATGCGCCCGTCCGGCTGCTCCGCTTCATGGACGAGCACCCCGAGGACCCGCATGTGGCCGCCGTCCGCTTCGAGCTCTTCCGCCACTATTTCACCAGCAAGCGGTGGACCGACTGCCTGGCCTGGGCCGTGCAGGTGGACGCTACCGCGCTGGGTGCCGCCGATGCCGAGGAGTTCCACTTCAAGCACGGCTACGCCCACTTCCAGGAGGGGCATACCGAGCACGCGCTAACCGCCTTCGGGCGGGTCAAGGATGGCACCGGCCCTTACGCCGTGCCGGCCCGCTACTATACGGCCCACATCGACTATGAGCGGGGCCGCTATGCCACCGCCCTGCCCGTGTTCGAGCAGCTGCGCGACGATCCCTCCTTCGGGCGCATCGTGCCCTTCTACATCGCCGAGATCCACTTCATGCAAGGCCACTACGACGAGGTGATCGCCTACACCAAGCCGCTGCTCGAAGACCCCGAGGGCACCAAGCGCATCGGCGAGATCAACCGCCTGGCGGGCGAGGCTCACTACCGCACCGGGCGCTACGCTGAGGCTGTACCCTACCTCGAAAAGGCCATCGCCCGCGGGGCCGGCGTGGGCCGCACCGAGCGCTATCAGTTGGGCCATGCCTACTACAAGGCCGGCGACCACCAGAAGGCCCTGTCCCAATTCACCCTGGTGACCACCGAGGACGATAGCCTGAGCCAACTGGCCGTGTACCACATGGCCGACTGCTATCTGGCCCTGAAGGAGAAGAACTACGCCCGCAACGCCTTCAAGCGCGCCTACCAGCTGGGCTTCGACGCCCGCATCACCGAGGATGCGCTGTTCAACTACGCCAAGCTCGCCTACGAGCTGAGCTTCGACCCGTACAGCGAGGCCATCATCGCCTTACGCGACTACCTGAAGAAGTACCCGGACACCCCGCGCCGCGACGAGGCCTACGGCTTCCTCGTGGACGTGTTCCTGAAGTCGCGCAACTACGAGGCCGCGCTCGAGGCGCTGGACGAGATCCGCGACAAGGACACGCGGCTGAAGTCCACCTACCAGCGCCTGGCGCACGACCGCGGCGTGGAGCTCTATGATGGCCGCCGCTACGCCGACGCCGCCAAGGCCTTCCAGCGGGCGCTCAAGTTCCCGATGGACCCGGTGGTGAACGCCCGCTGCCACTACTGGATGGGTGAATCCTACTATGGAGCCGGTGAGCAGGAGCAGGCCCTGCGCAAGTACGATGACCTGCGCAACAGCCCGGGCGCCTACGCCACCGACCTCTACGAGCAGGCCAGCTACAGCATGGGCTACGCCTACTTCAAGCTGAAGCAGTACGATGAATCCCTCACCGCCTTCCGCCGGTACACCGCCGCGCCGCGCACTGACGCGAAGCAGCGCGCCGACGCCCTGCTGCGCATCGGCGACCTGTACTACCTGGCCAAGGACGAGGAACAGGCCGTGGCGTACTACGACCAGGCCATCAAGGCCGGCACCGTGGACAAGGACTACGCCCTGTACCAGAAGGGCGTGTGCCTCGGCCTCGACCAGAAGTTCACCGAGAAGATCGCCGTGCTCCGCTCGCTGCTCACCGACCGGCCGAACTCGCGCTTCGCCGCCGACGCCAAGTTCCAGCTCGCCGAGACCTACATCAACCTGGACAAGGACGCCGACGCGCTGGGCTACTACGAGCAGGTGGTGCAGCAGCACCCCCACAGCCCCCATGTGCGGCAGAGCATGCTGCAGAGCGCCCTGGTGCACAAGCGGCAGGGCGATGCGGACCGCGCCCTGCAGGCGTTCAAGGCCATCGTGGCGCAGTACCCCACCGTGGAGGGCTCGCGCGATGCGCTCGCCGGCATCGAGAGCATCTACGTGGAGCAGGGCAAGGTGGGCGAGTACGAGACCTACCTGCGCTCGCTGAACTTCGTGGACCCGGCCAGCCTGGACCTCGACGAGAAGTACTACCGCAGCGCGGAGGCGCTCTACTTCGACGACAAGTGCGACCAGGCCATCGGGGCCTTCGGGGACTACCTGGCCAAGTATCCCCAGGGGGCCTTCGCCATCCACGCGCGCTACTACCGGGGCGATTGCGCTTACCGCGCCAAGCGCTACACCGAGGCCCTGCCCGACCTGGAGGCCGTGGCCGCGGCGGGCACCCCGGACCTGCTGGAGAGCGCCCTCTTCGGCGCCAGCGACATCCTGTTCCGCGAGCAGCGGTGGGAGGGGGCCTTGCAGCACTTCACCCGGTTGGAACAGGTGGCGGCCATCCCCCAGAACGTGCTGGCGGCCAAGGTGGGGCGCATGCGCTGCCTTCGCGAACTGGGCCGTCCGGACGATGCCGCGCAGGCCGCCGAGAAGGTGCTGCTGGAGCCCGGCATCAGCGCTGACCTGAAGGCCGAGGCCGGGCTGCTCGCCGCCGCCCGCGCGCTGAACACCAACGAGCTGGACAAGGCCTACACCGCCTACAAGGCCGTGGCCCAGGCCAGCACCAACGCCTTCGGCGCTGAGGCCCGCTACCACATGGCCTATGTGCGCTTCATGCAGCAGCGCGGCCGCGACGCCGAACAGGAGGTGTTCCAGCTGGTGCAGAAGTACCCCAGCTACGAGCACTGGAAGGCCCGCGGCTTCATCCTGCTGGGCGATGTGTACATGCAGCTCAACGATCCCTTCCAGGCCAAGGCCACCCTGCAGAGCGTGATCGACCATGTGCAGGATCCCGCCCTGGTGCAGCAGGCCCGCACCCGCCTGGACGCCATCCTGGCCAGCGAGGTGCAGCAGACCACGCCCGCCCCGCAGGACGACATCGAGGTGCCGGTGAACGACAGCCACCCCAACGCCGAAGAGGAATGA
- a CDS encoding ATP-binding cassette domain-containing protein encodes MSDAPVIELRAARIFQRENLVLNLVDLTVSKGEFIYLIGRTGTGKSSLMRTLYGDLPLREGEGRCCGFDLRTLKRGQVPYLRRKIGIVFQDFQLLGDRTVNENLLFVMKATGWTDRKRMDQRAAEVLEKVGLSTKGYKMPHELSGGEQQRVSIARALVNDPELILADEPTGNLDPETTGGILDLLYSISQSGRCVLMATHDYTHMRSLNARVVRCHDGKLLEERMSA; translated from the coding sequence ATGAGCGACGCCCCTGTGATCGAGCTGCGCGCCGCGCGCATCTTCCAGCGCGAGAACCTGGTGCTGAACCTGGTGGACCTCACCGTGTCGAAGGGTGAGTTCATCTACCTCATCGGCCGCACCGGCACGGGCAAGAGCAGCCTGATGCGCACGCTGTACGGCGACCTGCCGCTGCGCGAGGGCGAAGGGCGCTGCTGCGGCTTCGACCTGCGCACGCTGAAGCGGGGCCAGGTGCCCTATCTGCGGCGGAAGATCGGCATCGTGTTCCAGGACTTCCAGCTGCTCGGCGACCGCACGGTGAACGAGAACCTGCTCTTCGTGATGAAGGCCACCGGGTGGACGGACCGCAAGCGCATGGACCAGCGGGCGGCCGAAGTGCTGGAGAAGGTGGGGCTGAGCACCAAGGGCTACAAGATGCCCCATGAGCTCAGCGGTGGCGAACAGCAGCGCGTGAGCATCGCCCGTGCGCTGGTGAACGACCCGGAGCTGATCCTGGCCGACGAACCCACCGGCAACCTCGACCCCGAGACCACCGGCGGCATCCTGGACCTGCTGTACAGCATCAGCCAGAGCGGCCGCTGCGTGCTGATGGCCACGCACGACTACACCCACATGCGCTCCCTCAACGCGCGCGTGGTGCGCTGCCACGACGGCAAGCTGCTGGAGGAACGGATGAGCGCCTAG